The nucleotide sequence CTGATCACTATTGTGCTGGCGCTGGTAGCCGCAGTGGGTGCGATATATCTGCGTTTGGCGGTACGCAAGAAACATCGCTAACAAGCACAACAATAGGTGATACGGTCTGTCTAAAAATGAAGGAGTCTCAGTGTCTTGGATGACTGCGATTTTATTAGGCATTGTGCAAGGGCTAACCGAGTTCTTACCCATTAGCTCCAGTGCCCACCTTGCCATTATTGGCCAGCTTCTTGGGCAACAAGACCCTGGTGCCGCATTTACAGCGGTTACACAGATTGGTACAGAATTGGCGGTCATTCTTTATTTCCGCCACGATATTTGGCGCATCATCAAGGCCTGGCTGGGATGGGTTATGCGCAAGGTACCCATTACGGACCCTGATGTACGTATGGGGTGGCTTGTCATCATTGGCTCTATCCCGATCGCGGTTCTTGGTCTCTTACTTGAAGATGCGATTGATGCGACGTTCAGAAACCTCTGGATGGTAGTCACCATGCTCATTGCTGTTGGCTATTACATGGCGTCAGCCGACGCGGGTGCCACCCAAGAACGGGACCTTCGTCAGCTCACTTGGACCCACGGCATCATCTATGGCTTTGCACAAGCCTGTGCCTTGATGCCCGGTGTCAGCCGTTCGGGTGCGACGATCACGGCTGGTCTCATCATGGGGTATACCCGAGAAGCTGCGGCACGGTATTCATTCCTATTGGCTATTCCTGCGGTTCTTGCCAGTGGCTTGTACAAGCTCAAAGACATTGGATCGTCAACAGTTGCATGGCCACAGACGATCGTGGCAACCCTTATCGCTGGTGGGGTAGGGGTTGCAGTCATCCACTGGCTATTGAAGTGGATCTCAACGAATCGCTTCCTGCCGTTCGTTATTTACCGGTTTGTATTTGCAGCTTTCGTGGCTATTGCCCTGCTCACGGGCATCCTTCAACCTGTGGCTTAATGTTTTTGGAAAATAAAAGTCCCGTTATTTCAAG is from Stomatohabitans albus and encodes:
- a CDS encoding undecaprenyl-diphosphate phosphatase produces the protein MSWMTAILLGIVQGLTEFLPISSSAHLAIIGQLLGQQDPGAAFTAVTQIGTELAVILYFRHDIWRIIKAWLGWVMRKVPITDPDVRMGWLVIIGSIPIAVLGLLLEDAIDATFRNLWMVVTMLIAVGYYMASADAGATQERDLRQLTWTHGIIYGFAQACALMPGVSRSGATITAGLIMGYTREAAARYSFLLAIPAVLASGLYKLKDIGSSTVAWPQTIVATLIAGGVGVAVIHWLLKWISTNRFLPFVIYRFVFAAFVAIALLTGILQPVA